The genomic stretch GCCTGGTCCATTGGTGAACCTGAAACAGTCTCGAAATCTATTATTTTCTTAATGTCATCCAGGGCCAGAGCCTTTTTGATATTGGAACCGGCTGGTGGAGTGAATTTACCCCTGCCAAAGGGATAATTGGTTGTCACACCATCTGAAATTGCAAGGTTAAATATTGTACGAAGGCATCGACAATAGATCCCGACAGTTGTCGCGGAGCGAGGTTTTTTATCTTCAGCTTCTGGTATGGCGACAAACCAGTTTTCATACTGTGTAAGATAATCGGGTGTGACCTTGTTAAAGTCCATGCCCGGATCATACCCTTTGAAGCTATTGTAAGCACTTTGATAACTTTGTGCTGTTGATACCCGTCCATTATCTGTCAATTCCTTTATGAATTTCCCGAAATATCCAAAGAGATTTTTTACTTCACCCTGCCCATAAAATCTATCTCTGAATTCCTCGAATGAGAACGGTTGTATCTTTTGGGCTTCTTTCTGAGCTTCTTCCAACACTTTTGGAATCAATAGTTTGATATCATGAAGACTTCCTCTGGGGCTTTGAGTCTGGATTCTCAGCCACTCTTCCTTTGAAGCTTCAAAAAGAATATTATTAGTTTTGGACATGGGGAGATTAAAATAGCGTTGCTTTTTCCCAGAGGTGATCCGCAGCTTGATTGGGAATTTTCCATTGCTCTTTGGAGTCCGGTTCTCCAGTACGATGTTCATTTTATAGTTCATATTCTTGCTTTTTTAATTTTTGATCTAAACAAACTAAGAATTTCTGTCATCAATAAGTCAATTTTTTTTTGGGGCGCAAAGGTACACAAGTTGAATTTTAACCTTAAAAAACGATATTAGCGGCTATTCTTATGACCCTTAATAAACATACTTTTTAGCATACCACTGAAATAAATGACGATAAATGATAGTCAAGATGCTACAAGTTCCAGCAGCTTTATATGCTTGTATAACAGAGTGATGTCAAATGTCCACAAGTGTTCATATATGTTGACAATCTTCATACACAGACTCTGAATCAGAAGAGTCTAGGTTCGAGCCCTAGTCGGACAACGGATATAACTATATAAGCCTGTATATCAAGTGATTGCAGGCTTTTTTCTTGAGTAGGTACAACATAGGTACAGCTTTTCAAATAGTTTATTAAGGGTGATATAGACCTGTTATTCTGTGAGTTACAGAATTTTTTTGGTGTCAGTTTCAG from Bacteroidales bacterium encodes the following:
- a CDS encoding site-specific integrase; translation: MNYKMNIVLENRTPKSNGKFPIKLRITSGKKQRYFNLPMSKTNNILFEASKEEWLRIQTQSPRGSLHDIKLLIPKVLEEAQKEAQKIQPFSFEEFRDRFYGQGEVKNLFGYFGKFIKELTDNGRVSTAQSYQSAYNSFKGYDPGMDFNKVTPDYLTQYENWFVAIPEAEDKKPRSATTVGIYCRCLRTIFNLAISDGVTTNYPFGRGKFTPPAGSNIKKALALDDIKKIIDFETVSGSPMDQARDLWIFSYFSNGMNFKDICSIREKDVKISDGETTIEFVRAKTQLSTKGNQKKIEVLLVKKTEAIIEKWAKFKGDPENYIFPFFKKGFSPLQKRTAVQNLVKTTNKYLSRMCVDFGLEKITTYHARHSYASILKESGAPVEFISESLGHSDIKTTDNYLKSFSIKHKRKWAEALRGQSDDPVPIKQDNSELNIIN